AGCAACGAGTTACAGGCAACGATGTGGAACCCGCTCTCCGACAGCATGTCAAAGGCCCGCTCCAGGTGACAGAAGCGGAGGAAGAACCGGGAGGTGTACCTGTCCGCAGCCCTGTCTGCGTCTAGGCTCTCATTCAGGGTGTTTCCAAACACCTCTTTGGCGAGGCCGATCCTTCCGCTGATGAAGATTCTGGGTACTATTTTTTTGGCTTTGGGGTTAATCTGACTGTCTTTGCCCCCCGGTGCCGCGCACGTGCCTTTGAAACCGACGGTTAAATATCCATATCTCCCGTCCAGAGAGTATGAGGAATATATCCGCTGGTCGCTGCTTAGCGACGCGTTGTCGAAATCACTATGAAACGGGTTGTCCTGAAAAATGTTAGATTCCTCGGACGCCAACAGTTTGACCAGTTTGGGCAGTTCAAAGTATTCTGCTTCCCGTTTTAACCTCCCTTTCTCCGGGAAGTGATCCGGTAGGACGACCTGTTTATCTCTCAAATAATCCAAGACATATCTGAACAGAAAACCATCTCTGTCGATAAAATAACGTCCCCTGAGGTCCCGCGCCAAGTCGTTCGACGAGGACCCCTTCTTGATGGAGAATAACCGTCCCAGTAAGGAATTGGGGATGCTTGTTAAAGTATGGAGACGAGTATAGTATACCTGACCTCCCACGTTTAGTTCAATAACATCAGACGGCGGGTTTTGCACCGACCCTGTTTCTTTAGCCGGCTGGGTTTTACAATTCTCACTCAGTGCCATTTTTAGTTCATGCATAAAACCAAATCCCGGTCAAGGTGTGGCGCGCCGATGTTCCCAAAAAGTTTTCTATATGGGATGGAATGTGCACGTCTTCTGTTGAATTAAATCGGTCCCCACATGCAGCGCGCGCATATTTTTACAAACATCCATTGCTTTGAGTCCATTAATATAATCCTACAGTGA
This window of the Oncorhynchus keta strain PuntledgeMale-10-30-2019 chromosome 4, Oket_V2, whole genome shotgun sequence genome carries:
- the LOC118373943 gene encoding BTB/POZ domain-containing protein KCTD16-like, with translation MHELKMALSENCKTQPAKETGSVQNPPSDVIELNVGGQVYYTRLHTLTSIPNSLLGRLFSIKKGSSSNDLARDLRGRYFIDRDGFLFRYVLDYLRDKQVVLPDHFPEKGRLKREAEYFELPKLVKLLASEESNIFQDNPFHSDFDNASLSSDQRIYSSYSLDGRYGYLTVGFKGTCAAPGGKDSQINPKAKKIVPRIFISGRIGLAKEVFGNTLNESLDADRAADRYTSRFFLRFCHLERAFDMLSESGFHIVACNSLLTASSISHYAPEKVWSNFTQYVFYRGPSRWSSSHCDCCCKSHKSEREGESGTSLNELSTSCSETQSEASSPQGTVICGSVSRQPHPVAQTLDRPLKKGPVQLLQPSEVRRKTDLLRVRTMGIREHRDAAAKRKANKEKLTPEQELERCIQDFHRIRIPERFPERKYMWQQELLRKYRL